One part of the uncultured Celeribacter sp. genome encodes these proteins:
- a CDS encoding NAD-dependent succinate-semialdehyde dehydrogenase, producing the protein MSFTLEDLRATGLLRDANLVAGEWVEANPESGIAVHNPADGSLIGHVPKLGRDEVAKAVKAAEEAQKGWATRTAKDRANVLRKWFDLMIAHREALAHILTLEQGKPLVEAAGEITYGASFVEWFAEEARRVYGETIPGHQPDKRILVMKQPIGVVAAITPWNFPNAMITRKAGPAFAAGCGMVLKPASQTPYSAIALAVLAERAGLPKGLFSVITGSAAQIGAELTENPIVRKLTFTGSTEIGAMLYAQSAPTIKKLGLELGGNAPFIVFDDADLDAAVEGALIAKFRNNGQTCVCANRIYVQDAVYDAFAEKLAKAVSNLRTGNGMESGVELGPLIDESALEKVQSHVSDAVEKGGRVLAGGKPHALGGTFYEPTVLAEVTSEMSVAREETFGPVAPLFRFTNEAEAIHAANDTEFGLASYFYAQDVARIFRVSEALEYGMVGVNTGLISTSEAPFGGVKMSGLGREGSRHGIEDFLELKYVCLGGIA; encoded by the coding sequence ATGAGTTTTACGCTTGAAGATTTGCGCGCCACCGGGCTTTTGCGTGACGCCAATCTTGTCGCCGGGGAGTGGGTCGAAGCCAATCCTGAGAGCGGCATTGCCGTGCATAACCCCGCCGACGGTTCGCTGATCGGCCACGTACCGAAACTCGGACGCGATGAGGTCGCCAAGGCGGTCAAAGCCGCCGAAGAGGCGCAAAAGGGCTGGGCCACGCGCACGGCGAAAGATCGCGCCAATGTGTTGCGCAAATGGTTCGACCTGATGATTGCGCATCGCGAGGCGTTGGCGCACATCCTCACGCTGGAACAGGGCAAACCGCTCGTGGAAGCGGCGGGGGAGATCACCTACGGCGCGAGCTTTGTCGAATGGTTCGCGGAAGAGGCGCGTCGCGTCTATGGAGAGACCATTCCCGGCCACCAGCCCGACAAACGCATTCTTGTGATGAAGCAACCCATCGGTGTCGTCGCCGCGATCACGCCGTGGAATTTTCCCAATGCGATGATCACGCGCAAGGCCGGTCCTGCCTTTGCGGCGGGCTGTGGCATGGTCTTGAAACCCGCTTCCCAGACGCCTTATTCCGCCATTGCTCTGGCGGTTCTGGCGGAGCGCGCGGGACTGCCCAAGGGCCTCTTCAGCGTCATCACCGGCTCCGCCGCGCAGATCGGTGCGGAGCTGACCGAGAACCCGATTGTGCGCAAATTGACGTTCACAGGCTCGACCGAAATCGGCGCGATGCTCTATGCGCAATCGGCGCCGACGATCAAAAAACTCGGACTGGAACTGGGCGGCAACGCGCCGTTTATCGTCTTTGACGATGCTGATCTCGACGCCGCTGTCGAAGGCGCTCTGATCGCCAAGTTCCGCAACAATGGCCAGACCTGTGTCTGCGCCAACCGCATCTATGTTCAGGACGCGGTCTATGACGCCTTCGCCGAGAAACTGGCCAAGGCGGTTTCGAACCTGCGCACTGGCAACGGCATGGAAAGCGGGGTCGAACTTGGCCCGCTGATTGACGAAAGCGCGCTTGAGAAAGTGCAAAGCCATGTCTCAGATGCGGTCGAAAAAGGTGGGCGGGTGCTTGCGGGTGGCAAACCGCATGCTCTGGGCGGCACCTTCTATGAACCTACGGTTCTGGCAGAAGTGACGTCTGAAATGTCTGTCGCACGCGAGGAAACCTTTGGTCCCGTCGCGCCGCTGTTCCGTTTTACGAATGAGGCAGAGGCGATCCACGCCGCAAATGACACCGAATTCGGACTCGCTTCCTATTTCTACGCTCAAGATGTTGCGCGGATTTTCCGCGTCTCTGAGGCGCTAGAATATGGCATGGTCGGCGTCAATACCGGGCTGATTTCCACCTCTGAAGCGCCCTTTGGCGGTGTCAAAATGTCCGGTCTGGGCCGCGAGGGCTCACGCCATGGCATCGAAGATTTTCTCGAATTGAAATACGTTTGTCTGGGTGGCATCGCATGA
- a CDS encoding VOC family protein produces MMTSAMNMTAPMEMGLTVCDLPKMLEFYQQAFGFTIAADVTVPAEKAEVAGLSRGAYRVVRLQTPWGERIKLLAPEIAPAERPAATDHILDQAEATYLTFIVDDLRAVVARVVAAGGTLMTGDEPVEVRPATFLAFLRDPEGHIVEIVEYGDIAAYRPDLTGTAR; encoded by the coding sequence ATGATGACATCTGCGATGAACATGACCGCACCGATGGAAATGGGGCTGACCGTGTGCGATCTGCCCAAGATGCTCGAATTTTACCAACAGGCCTTCGGCTTCACGATTGCCGCCGATGTGACCGTCCCCGCCGAAAAGGCGGAAGTCGCGGGTTTGAGCCGGGGCGCTTACCGTGTTGTGCGGCTGCAAACGCCTTGGGGGGAACGGATCAAATTGCTCGCGCCAGAGATCGCTCCGGCCGAGCGCCCAGCCGCAACGGACCACATTTTGGACCAAGCCGAGGCCACCTATCTGACCTTCATCGTCGACGATCTGCGCGCCGTTGTGGCTCGCGTGGTCGCGGCGGGCGGCACTTTGATGACGGGCGATGAGCCGGTCGAAGTCCGCCCCGCGACCTTCCTCGCCTTCCTGCGCGACCCGGAGGGGCATATCGTCGAGATCGTCGAATACGGTGACATTGCCGCCTATCGGCCCGATCTGACGGGGACGGCGCGATGA
- a CDS encoding ABC transporter ATP-binding protein, translating into MSDPILSLQHVHKSFGEAHIIRDANLDVIPGERHAVIGPNGAGKSTLFHLCSGQFAPTEGKILLNGKNIAGLKPAEVNRRGLARSFQITNIFPGVTVFENLRLAVMRKHNLQFVFWRSAARLRLVNEEVDDLLTKIRLTDRAQTLASQLSYSEQRSLEIGMTLASDPQVILLDEPMAGMSHEETDYTAGLIREITEGRTLLIVEHDMSVVFSLAHRISVLVYGEIIATGTPEEIRGNARVKEAYLGEEAA; encoded by the coding sequence ATGAGCGATCCTATCCTGTCTTTGCAACATGTTCACAAATCCTTTGGTGAGGCCCATATCATCCGGGATGCCAATCTCGATGTGATCCCCGGTGAACGCCATGCGGTGATCGGGCCGAACGGGGCGGGCAAGTCGACGCTGTTCCACCTCTGCTCCGGCCAGTTCGCGCCCACCGAGGGCAAGATCCTTTTGAACGGCAAGAACATCGCCGGGTTGAAACCGGCGGAGGTCAACCGTCGCGGTCTGGCGCGCTCGTTCCAGATCACCAACATCTTCCCCGGTGTGACGGTGTTTGAGAACCTGCGCCTCGCGGTGATGCGCAAGCACAACCTGCAATTCGTGTTCTGGCGCTCTGCCGCGCGGCTGCGGCTGGTCAATGAGGAGGTCGATGATCTTCTGACCAAAATCCGCCTCACCGACCGCGCGCAGACGCTGGCCAGCCAGCTGTCTTATTCGGAGCAACGCTCGCTTGAGATCGGCATGACGCTGGCCTCCGATCCGCAGGTCATTCTTTTGGACGAGCCCATGGCGGGCATGTCACATGAGGAAACCGATTACACCGCCGGTCTGATCCGCGAGATCACCGAGGGCCGCACGCTTTTGATCGTCGAACACGATATGAGCGTCGTCTTTTCACTGGCGCATCGCATCAGCGTGCTGGTCTACGGCGAGATCATCGCCACCGGGACGCCCGAGGAAATTCGCGGCAACGCCCGCGTGAAAGAAGCCTATCTGGGCGAGGAGGCGGCGTGA
- a CDS encoding SDR family NAD(P)-dependent oxidoreductase — translation MMFDFTERTLVLTGANGGIGRAVAELFHVAGANLVLADLDGAALAEFAAILTSPKGGRIETLAVDAANPDDADRIVAVAAKLGGIDFLVPSAGIYMAEPFAEMSDDQWRRTLSINLDGVFYLTRRSVDHLKAGSSIVNLSSLAAHRGAKTNVHYGASKGAIGAMTRALANELAPKTRVNVVAPGVIDTPMTRDLIATRGDDTLRHTPMGRTGQASEIATAIAFLCSEAASFVNGETIHVNGGLYMS, via the coding sequence ATGATGTTCGATTTCACTGAACGAACGCTGGTGCTCACGGGCGCAAATGGCGGCATCGGTCGCGCGGTGGCAGAGCTGTTTCACGTGGCGGGCGCCAATCTGGTGCTGGCCGATCTCGACGGCGCAGCGCTGGCGGAATTTGCCGCCATCTTGACCTCTCCGAAGGGCGGCAGGATCGAGACGCTCGCTGTGGACGCCGCCAATCCCGATGACGCCGACCGGATCGTCGCAGTCGCGGCCAAACTCGGTGGCATCGACTTTCTCGTGCCCTCCGCCGGCATCTATATGGCGGAGCCTTTCGCCGAGATGAGTGACGATCAATGGCGCCGCACCCTGTCCATCAACCTCGATGGCGTCTTCTACCTCACCCGCCGCTCGGTCGATCATTTGAAAGCGGGATCGTCTATCGTCAACCTCAGCTCGCTGGCAGCCCATCGCGGGGCGAAGACCAACGTGCATTACGGGGCCTCGAAAGGTGCCATTGGCGCCATGACCCGGGCGCTCGCCAATGAGTTGGCGCCGAAAACGCGGGTCAATGTCGTGGCGCCCGGTGTGATCGACACACCGATGACACGCGATCTGATTGCGACGCGGGGCGACGACACGCTCAGGCACACGCCGATGGGGCGAACCGGGCAAGCGTCCGAGATCGCCACCGCCATCGCCTTTCTGTGCAGCGAGGCAGCGAGCTTTGTGAACGGCGAAACCATTCATGTCAACGGCGGGCTCTACATGAGCTGA
- a CDS encoding ABC transporter ATP-binding protein, whose product METVNDTILSVEGLHAHYGKSHILHGVTFDVACGEVVSLLGRNGSGRSTTMKSIMGLVPPTEGHVRLDGVDLAGQRSFAICRSGIGYVPEEREIFLNLTVDENLAMGRQNGPEGAPKWDVEQMFTYFPRLKERRNTRAGSLSGGEQQMLTMCRSLLGNPLVMLIDEPTEGLAPKIVTVVGEVIEDINKHGVSVVLVEQKLTIAMQVSHRVCVMGHGQIVFEGTPDELNAKPDITDEWLAV is encoded by the coding sequence ATGGAGACTGTGAACGACACGATCCTGTCCGTCGAAGGGCTGCACGCCCATTACGGCAAAAGTCACATCCTGCACGGCGTCACCTTTGACGTGGCCTGCGGTGAGGTCGTCAGCCTTTTGGGCCGCAACGGCTCCGGGCGCTCGACCACGATGAAATCCATCATGGGGCTGGTGCCGCCGACCGAGGGCCACGTGCGTCTCGACGGCGTTGATCTGGCCGGTCAGCGCAGCTTTGCGATCTGTCGCAGTGGCATCGGCTATGTACCGGAAGAGCGAGAAATTTTCCTCAACCTCACCGTCGATGAAAACCTCGCAATGGGCCGCCAAAACGGGCCGGAAGGCGCACCGAAATGGGACGTAGAACAGATGTTCACCTATTTTCCGCGCCTCAAGGAACGTCGCAACACCCGTGCCGGGAGCCTCTCGGGCGGTGAACAGCAGATGCTCACCATGTGCCGTTCGCTTCTGGGTAACCCTCTGGTGATGCTGATCGACGAACCGACAGAGGGCCTTGCGCCCAAGATCGTGACCGTGGTCGGTGAGGTCATCGAAGACATCAACAAACACGGCGTTTCCGTGGTGCTGGTCGAGCAAAAACTCACCATCGCCATGCAGGTCTCGCATCGGGTCTGTGTCATGGGGCACGGCCAGATCGTTTTTGAGGGCACGCCCGACGAATTGAACGCCAAGCCGGACATCACCGACGAATGGCTCGCGGTGTAA
- the lpdA gene encoding dihydrolipoyl dehydrogenase: MSEAVQDFDLIVIGAGPGGYVAAIRAAQLGLKVACVERENLGGICLNWGCIPTKALLRSAEVYHQMHRAKEFGLSAGDIGFDLDAIVKRSRGVAAQMNGGIKGLFKKNKVTAIMGEAKLDGKGKVEVKTDKGTETLAAKNIIVATGARARELPGLEADGDLVWTYRHALVPTRMPKKLLVIGSGAIGIEFASFYNTLGADTTVVEVMDRVLPVEDKDISAFAKKQFEKQGMKILQKTTVKKLDRAKGKVTAHFESGGKVTTEEFDTVISAVGIVGNVEGLGLEEAGVRIDRTHVVVDEFRRTGVDGLFAVGDIAGGPWLAHKASHEGVMVAELIAGRHPHPIKPNSIAGCTYCHPQVASVGLTEEKAKEAGYEIKVGKFPFIGNGKAVAMGEAEGLVKTVFDATTGDLLGAHMVGADVTEMIQGYVIGRQLEATEEDLIEAVFPHPTMSEMMHEAVLAAYDRALHI; the protein is encoded by the coding sequence ATGAGCGAGGCGGTGCAAGACTTCGACCTCATCGTGATCGGCGCCGGCCCTGGCGGGTATGTTGCCGCCATTCGCGCAGCGCAGTTGGGGCTTAAGGTGGCCTGTGTCGAGCGGGAGAACCTCGGTGGGATTTGTCTGAACTGGGGCTGCATCCCGACGAAGGCTTTGTTGCGGTCGGCGGAGGTGTATCACCAGATGCACCGCGCCAAGGAATTTGGTCTCTCGGCGGGCGACATCGGCTTCGATCTCGACGCCATCGTAAAGCGCTCGCGCGGTGTTGCGGCGCAGATGAATGGCGGGATCAAGGGCTTGTTCAAAAAGAACAAAGTCACCGCGATCATGGGTGAGGCGAAACTCGATGGCAAAGGCAAGGTCGAGGTAAAAACCGACAAGGGCACCGAGACTTTGGCCGCCAAAAACATCATCGTCGCCACCGGCGCGCGGGCGCGCGAACTGCCGGGGCTGGAGGCCGACGGCGATCTGGTCTGGACCTACCGCCACGCTCTGGTGCCGACGCGGATGCCGAAGAAGCTTCTGGTCATCGGTTCGGGCGCCATCGGCATTGAATTCGCAAGCTTTTACAACACTTTGGGCGCCGACACGACGGTCGTCGAAGTGATGGATCGCGTGCTGCCGGTCGAGGACAAGGACATCTCCGCCTTCGCGAAAAAGCAGTTCGAAAAGCAGGGGATGAAGATCCTGCAAAAGACCACGGTCAAGAAACTCGACCGAGCAAAGGGCAAGGTGACCGCGCATTTTGAGTCTGGCGGAAAAGTCACCACCGAAGAGTTCGACACGGTGATTTCCGCGGTGGGGATCGTCGGCAATGTCGAGGGTCTGGGCCTCGAAGAGGCGGGCGTAAGAATCGACCGCACGCATGTCGTGGTGGATGAGTTCCGTCGCACCGGCGTGGACGGTTTGTTCGCTGTCGGTGACATCGCAGGCGGGCCGTGGCTTGCGCATAAAGCGTCCCACGAAGGCGTCATGGTGGCCGAGCTGATCGCGGGCAGACATCCGCATCCAATCAAACCGAATTCAATCGCGGGCTGCACCTATTGCCATCCGCAAGTGGCCTCTGTGGGGCTGACGGAAGAAAAGGCGAAAGAGGCCGGTTACGAGATCAAGGTCGGCAAATTTCCCTTTATCGGCAACGGCAAAGCGGTCGCGATGGGCGAGGCCGAGGGCCTTGTAAAAACCGTGTTTGACGCCACGACCGGTGATCTTTTGGGTGCACATATGGTGGGCGCTGATGTCACCGAGATGATTCAAGGCTACGTGATCGGGCGTCAGCTTGAGGCAACCGAAGAAGATCTTATCGAAGCTGTGTTCCCGCATCCGACTATGTCTGAGATGATGCACGAAGCGGTGCTGGCTGCTTATGATCGGGCGCTGCACATTTGA
- a CDS encoding shikimate dehydrogenase: MITGHTKTLAILADPVTHVRTPQALNARFEAEGVDAILVPLEVSPEALEPMLKGLAGARNFAGAVVTVPHKTAVPALCDALSARAAAAQSVNVIRRRPDGVLFGDILDGEGFALGLEQTGVTLSGKRVFLAGAGGAASAIAFALAERGVTALTVANRSIDKAEALVARLAKYFPDVAFAAARDPAGHDMAINGTSLGLKPEDALPFDPELLDPSTLVAEVIMQPEITPLLRAAKARGLAIHPGHHMLDAQLTEMLRFLTNEEDNK; this comes from the coding sequence ATGATCACTGGACACACGAAAACCCTTGCGATCCTCGCCGACCCTGTCACTCATGTGCGGACGCCTCAGGCGCTCAATGCGCGGTTTGAAGCGGAGGGCGTGGACGCCATATTGGTTCCGCTCGAAGTGTCCCCCGAGGCACTTGAGCCCATGCTCAAAGGTCTCGCGGGAGCCCGCAATTTCGCGGGGGCAGTGGTCACCGTGCCACATAAAACCGCCGTGCCCGCGCTTTGTGATGCGCTCAGTGCGCGCGCGGCGGCGGCGCAAAGCGTTAATGTCATCCGACGCAGGCCGGATGGGGTGCTTTTTGGCGATATTCTCGACGGCGAAGGCTTCGCGCTTGGTTTGGAACAGACGGGCGTGACGCTTTCTGGAAAGCGGGTGTTTCTGGCGGGTGCCGGGGGGGCTGCGAGTGCCATCGCCTTTGCCCTAGCGGAACGCGGTGTTACCGCCCTGACCGTTGCGAACCGCTCGATAGACAAGGCTGAGGCTCTCGTCGCGCGTCTGGCGAAATATTTCCCCGATGTGGCCTTCGCTGCCGCGAGGGACCCCGCCGGGCATGACATGGCGATCAACGGCACCTCTTTGGGCCTCAAACCCGAGGACGCGCTGCCCTTTGATCCCGAGCTGCTCGACCCCAGCACACTGGTTGCCGAGGTCATCATGCAACCGGAGATTACGCCGCTGTTGCGCGCCGCCAAGGCGCGCGGTTTGGCGATCCATCCGGGGCATCACATGCTGGACGCGCAGTTGACCGAGATGTTGCGGTTTCTGACCAATGAGGAGGACAACAAATGA
- a CDS encoding SDR family NAD(P)-dependent oxidoreductase, which translates to MTTTFDFTGRTALVTGAASGLGLAMARAFVGAGAKTVLFDLDEDGVRAAADALNADHPGQVTALAGSITDPAAVEAACEAAVAFGGRLDVVMNNAGISGNGPSLDLDEATWRRGIDINLNGAFFVAQAAGRVMAEQGGGSIVNTASMYGVVTAPERAAYCAAKAGVVALTKVLAIEWADRNIRVNAIAPGYVRTALTETLAAQGRLDMDALNARVPAGRLGTPEEIASASLFLASDASAYVTGQTLVADGGWSSYSYL; encoded by the coding sequence ATGACCACCACGTTCGATTTCACCGGACGCACCGCGCTTGTAACGGGCGCTGCTTCGGGCCTCGGCCTTGCCATGGCGCGCGCTTTTGTGGGCGCGGGCGCCAAGACCGTCCTTTTCGATCTGGACGAGGACGGCGTGCGGGCGGCGGCGGATGCGCTGAACGCGGATCACCCCGGACAGGTCACCGCACTTGCGGGCTCGATCACCGATCCTGCAGCGGTGGAAGCGGCCTGCGAGGCGGCGGTGGCTTTTGGCGGGCGGCTCGACGTCGTGATGAACAACGCAGGCATCTCCGGCAATGGGCCGTCTCTTGATCTGGACGAGGCCACCTGGCGTCGGGGCATCGACATCAATCTCAACGGTGCGTTTTTCGTGGCACAGGCCGCCGGTCGTGTCATGGCCGAACAAGGCGGCGGCAGCATCGTCAACACCGCCTCGATGTATGGCGTCGTCACGGCCCCGGAACGTGCCGCTTACTGCGCCGCCAAGGCGGGCGTTGTGGCGCTCACGAAAGTGCTGGCCATCGAATGGGCCGATCGCAACATTCGCGTCAACGCCATTGCACCCGGCTATGTGCGCACCGCACTGACCGAAACGCTCGCCGCGCAAGGACGTCTGGATATGGATGCTCTCAACGCGCGGGTGCCCGCCGGACGTCTCGGCACGCCCGAGGAAATCGCCTCCGCCTCCCTGTTTCTCGCTTCGGACGCCTCCGCCTATGTGACCGGTCAAACGCTGGTCGCTGATGGTGGCTGGTCCTCCTACAGCTATTTGTAA
- a CDS encoding thiamine pyrophosphate-dependent enzyme yields MPIYDDLTPKAFWRDIKASDKDRTELEPTVGRTMLSQLHLIRAFEEKVLDLAGQGLVHGPAHSAIGQEGGAVGSAMAMRGSDQVNGSHRAHHQFLAKALAYAAPEGIDPEKSFGEALRHLSKRTLSEILGLSEGFCKGRGGSMHLRWAESGNLGTNAIVGGGVPMAAGAAWAHKQAGMGDVVYTYFGDGAVNIGSVLETMNIAAAWKLPICFFVENNRYAVSTHVEEVTAETRLSARGLAFGIPAFKVDGMDTLSVYLASEEANKIMRAGEGPVVIEADVYRYFHQNGALPGSAFGYRSKEEEQEWRGRDPLDAMARDLMERQIIGAQAVDDLRSQAQEMMEEIAGELIEEVDGKRRIKPALWPEESFRDFGLRGDLSEFDGARFEEQEEFSGTLKDNVKFIDVVADVMMRRMETDERIVVMGEDVHRLKGGTNGATKGLSDKFPDRCLGTPIAENAFTGLAAGMAADGRVRPVIEFMYPDFMWVAADQVFNQIGKARHMFGGDNAMPLVLRTKIAMGTGYGSQHSMDPAGIFATAPGWRIVAPSTPYDYVGLMNAALQCEDPVLVIEHVDLYASKGVGPADDLDYMIPLGKAKVVREGARVTVLTCLNMVEKTREVVERLGVDAEIIDLRSLDRAGLDWETLEASVEKTGNVLIVEQGASGTSYGGWLADEIQRRCFDFLDQPIKRVHGSEASPSISKVLEAAACARPQDIAAGLREVMADQGLPLAAE; encoded by the coding sequence ATGCCGATCTATGACGATCTGACGCCGAAAGCCTTCTGGCGTGACATCAAAGCCTCCGACAAAGATCGCACGGAGCTAGAGCCCACTGTTGGGCGCACCATGCTGAGCCAACTGCACCTCATTCGCGCGTTCGAAGAAAAGGTTCTCGACCTTGCCGGGCAGGGGCTTGTACACGGACCCGCGCATTCCGCGATTGGTCAGGAAGGTGGCGCGGTCGGTTCCGCCATGGCGATGCGCGGCTCCGATCAGGTGAACGGGTCGCACCGCGCGCACCATCAGTTCCTCGCCAAGGCGCTGGCCTATGCCGCGCCCGAGGGGATCGACCCCGAAAAGAGCTTTGGCGAGGCGCTGCGGCATCTGTCGAAGCGCACCCTGTCGGAAATTCTCGGGCTGTCCGAGGGCTTCTGCAAAGGCCGCGGCGGCTCGATGCACCTGCGTTGGGCCGAAAGCGGCAACCTCGGCACCAATGCGATCGTCGGCGGCGGTGTCCCCATGGCGGCGGGTGCGGCCTGGGCGCATAAACAGGCGGGCATGGGCGATGTCGTCTACACCTATTTCGGTGATGGCGCGGTCAATATCGGTTCGGTTCTGGAGACCATGAACATCGCCGCAGCGTGGAAACTGCCGATCTGTTTTTTCGTTGAAAACAACCGTTACGCTGTCTCCACCCATGTCGAGGAAGTCACCGCTGAAACGCGGCTTTCTGCACGCGGCCTGGCCTTTGGCATCCCGGCCTTCAAGGTTGATGGCATGGACACGCTGTCGGTCTATCTGGCATCTGAGGAAGCCAACAAGATCATGCGTGCGGGCGAAGGCCCGGTGGTGATCGAGGCCGATGTCTACCGCTATTTCCACCAAAACGGCGCGCTTCCCGGTTCCGCCTTCGGCTATCGGAGCAAGGAAGAAGAACAGGAATGGCGCGGGCGCGATCCGCTCGATGCCATGGCGCGTGACCTGATGGAGCGTCAGATCATCGGCGCGCAAGCTGTCGATGATCTGCGTAGTCAGGCGCAGGAAATGATGGAAGAGATTGCGGGCGAGTTGATCGAAGAGGTCGACGGCAAACGCCGCATCAAACCGGCGCTCTGGCCTGAGGAAAGCTTCCGCGATTTCGGTTTGCGCGGCGATCTGTCGGAATTCGACGGCGCGCGGTTCGAAGAGCAGGAAGAGTTCTCTGGTACGCTCAAGGACAATGTGAAATTTATCGATGTCGTGGCCGATGTGATGATGCGTCGGATGGAAACCGACGAACGCATCGTCGTTATGGGCGAAGATGTGCATCGCCTGAAAGGCGGCACAAATGGTGCCACCAAAGGCCTGTCGGACAAGTTCCCGGATCGTTGTCTTGGCACGCCGATTGCCGAGAACGCCTTTACGGGTCTGGCCGCAGGCATGGCCGCCGACGGGCGCGTGCGTCCGGTGATCGAATTCATGTACCCGGATTTCATGTGGGTGGCGGCGGATCAGGTGTTCAACCAGATCGGCAAGGCGCGTCACATGTTTGGCGGAGACAATGCCATGCCTTTGGTTTTGCGCACAAAAATTGCTATGGGAACGGGCTATGGATCGCAGCACTCGATGGACCCGGCGGGCATTTTTGCGACTGCGCCGGGCTGGCGCATCGTCGCGCCCTCGACGCCCTATGACTACGTTGGGCTGATGAACGCGGCGCTTCAGTGCGAGGACCCGGTTCTGGTGATCGAACATGTCGATCTCTACGCGTCGAAAGGCGTCGGCCCCGCTGATGATCTCGACTACATGATCCCGCTGGGCAAGGCGAAAGTCGTCCGCGAAGGCGCGCGCGTCACCGTGCTGACCTGTCTCAACATGGTCGAAAAAACACGCGAGGTCGTCGAGCGTCTGGGCGTGGATGCCGAGATCATCGATCTGCGCAGCCTCGACCGTGCGGGACTCGACTGGGAGACCCTCGAGGCCTCTGTCGAGAAGACCGGCAATGTGTTGATCGTAGAACAGGGCGCATCGGGCACGTCTTATGGCGGCTGGCTCGCCGACGAGATCCAGCGCCGCTGTTTCGATTTCCTCGATCAGCCGATCAAGCGGGTGCATGGCTCTGAGGCCTCTCCCAGCATTTCCAAAGTCTTGGAGGCGGCGGCCTGTGCCCGTCCGCAAGACATCGCAGCAGGCCTGCGCGAGGTGATGGCCGATCAGGGCCTGCCCCTGGCGGCGGAATAA
- a CDS encoding pyruvate dehydrogenase complex dihydrolipoamide acetyltransferase, whose amino-acid sequence MPKEIILPSLSAGMEDAVIANWLKAEGDAVKAGETLAEVETDKATMEFEADADGVLGKILTPAGERADVNAVIAVLLLDGEDASMLDGYAPGGAAPAGTVEASVEAPKAEIATVETKAAAKSSDEIVASPLARRIAAQKGVDLSGLTGSGPRGRIVRIDVERAAESRSDAPVTAAPVVRAPAPNLAGIGDYDEIPHTGMRRTIARRLLESKTTVPHFYLEADCDIEALMALRAQINEGREKADRISVNDFIVKAVANALAKVPAANAIWTEDAVLQLKSIDISVAVATDGGLITPVLRKADQKSLGTLSSEMKALAAKARDGRLKPDEYQGGGFSLSNLGMYGVKSFSAIINPPQSCILAVGAAEKRPIGRGDQIVLAPVMSVTLSVDHRTVDGAVGAEWLAAFKAGLENPMSLLV is encoded by the coding sequence ATGCCCAAGGAAATCATACTGCCCTCGCTCTCTGCCGGAATGGAGGACGCGGTGATTGCCAATTGGCTCAAGGCCGAAGGCGACGCCGTTAAGGCCGGTGAGACATTGGCCGAGGTCGAAACCGACAAGGCGACGATGGAATTCGAGGCCGACGCCGACGGGGTGTTAGGCAAGATCCTCACCCCCGCCGGTGAGCGCGCCGATGTGAATGCGGTGATCGCGGTCCTGCTGTTGGACGGTGAAGACGCGTCCATGCTCGACGGCTATGCACCGGGCGGCGCTGCGCCTGCGGGAACGGTCGAAGCATCTGTTGAAGCCCCAAAGGCCGAAATCGCGACCGTCGAGACCAAAGCTGCGGCAAAATCCTCCGACGAGATCGTGGCCTCCCCACTCGCCCGTCGGATCGCGGCGCAGAAAGGTGTCGATCTGTCGGGTCTTACTGGCTCTGGCCCGCGTGGGCGCATCGTGCGCATCGACGTCGAACGTGCCGCAGAGTCTCGTTCGGATGCACCCGTCACGGCGGCCCCGGTCGTCCGGGCCCCCGCTCCCAATTTGGCGGGCATCGGAGACTACGACGAAATCCCGCACACGGGCATGCGCCGCACCATAGCGCGGCGACTGCTCGAATCGAAAACCACCGTGCCGCATTTTTATCTTGAGGCCGATTGCGACATCGAGGCACTCATGGCGCTGCGCGCGCAGATCAATGAGGGCCGCGAGAAAGCGGATCGCATCTCGGTCAATGATTTCATCGTCAAAGCCGTGGCCAACGCGCTGGCCAAAGTGCCTGCTGCCAATGCGATCTGGACCGAAGACGCCGTGTTGCAGCTCAAATCCATCGACATTTCCGTGGCGGTTGCGACCGACGGGGGCCTGATCACGCCGGTCTTGCGCAAGGCCGATCAAAAGAGCCTCGGCACGCTGTCCTCGGAGATGAAAGCGTTGGCTGCGAAGGCCCGCGATGGCCGCCTCAAACCCGATGAATACCAAGGCGGCGGTTTCTCGCTGTCGAACCTCGGGATGTATGGGGTCAAGAGCTTCTCTGCGATCATCAACCCGCCGCAGAGCTGTATTCTCGCTGTGGGTGCCGCCGAAAAACGCCCGATTGGGCGCGGCGATCAGATCGTATTGGCCCCCGTGATGAGCGTGACTTTGTCTGTCGATCACCGCACAGTGGACGGGGCGGTGGGCGCCGAATGGCTGGCCGCGTTTAAAGCTGGCCTTGAAAATCCAATGAGCCTTTTGGTGTGA